A window from Pseudobutyrivibrio ruminis HUN009 encodes these proteins:
- a CDS encoding YigZ family protein, with translation MENKTFRIVYEGGTGEIEEKKSRFIAHICPVTSEKEAVDFISAKKKEFWDARHNCSAFLIGENNEITRCNDDGEPAQTAGRPMLDVLLRENIHNCVVVVTRYFGGVLLGTGGLVRAYQSAVQEGLKNCKLLEPKDGYPCEIKTDYNGYGKIEYVLRENNLPILNTEFGAEVIISSVVECNFKENLEKIVADKTAGNAEITWDSQVKFDILDGQILKF, from the coding sequence ATGGAAAATAAGACTTTTAGAATTGTATATGAAGGCGGAACAGGGGAGATAGAAGAGAAGAAATCGAGATTTATTGCTCATATTTGCCCTGTTACATCTGAAAAAGAGGCTGTAGATTTTATTTCCGCAAAAAAGAAAGAGTTCTGGGATGCAAGGCATAATTGCTCAGCCTTTTTAATAGGAGAAAACAACGAAATTACAAGATGTAATGATGATGGGGAGCCTGCGCAAACTGCAGGTCGACCAATGTTGGATGTTCTTCTTAGAGAGAATATTCATAATTGTGTGGTAGTGGTAACTCGTTATTTTGGTGGAGTTCTTTTGGGGACAGGTGGACTCGTACGGGCATATCAGTCAGCTGTTCAGGAAGGACTAAAAAATTGCAAACTTCTTGAACCCAAAGATGGATATCCATGTGAAATAAAAACAGATTATAATGGCTATGGAAAAATAGAATATGTTCTCAGAGAAAATAATCTTCCGATTTTAAATACAGAATTTGGAGCAGAAGTAATAATTTCATCTGTAGTAGAATGTAATTTCAAAGAAAATCTAGAAAAAATTGTTGCAGACAAAACGGCAGGAAATGCCGAAATTACGTGGGATTCTCAGGTTAAATTCGATATTTTAGATGGCCAGATTTTAAAATTTTAA
- a CDS encoding acyl-[acyl-carrier-protein] thioesterase: protein MYSYQDRIKYSEVDANLDLTYFGLVNYMQNCSCFHSDDVGVGVYYLAPKKLGWFVTSYEIHIKRLPRYSEKVKVCTWPYQVRGMMAHRLYSIETEDGEVLVYADSLWVLMDLDKLKPSRFTEEIAKAYPEDASLPQFNIERKKLRLSTDIEKVGEFTVTDRYLDTNNHMNNSHYIDVTRYYLPEQSFNTININYKKAALLDDKLDVYIGKIEEGYQVVLKKEDEVYTIVEYK, encoded by the coding sequence ATGTATTCATATCAGGACAGAATTAAATACAGCGAAGTTGATGCAAATCTTGATCTCACATATTTCGGCTTAGTTAATTACATGCAAAACTGTAGCTGCTTTCATTCTGATGATGTAGGCGTTGGTGTATATTATTTAGCTCCTAAAAAATTAGGTTGGTTTGTGACAAGCTATGAAATACATATTAAAAGATTGCCAAGGTATTCAGAGAAAGTAAAGGTATGCACATGGCCATATCAGGTTAGAGGCATGATGGCGCATCGTCTTTACTCAATCGAAACCGAGGATGGAGAGGTTTTGGTTTATGCAGATTCCCTCTGGGTACTTATGGATTTGGATAAGCTCAAGCCATCCAGATTTACAGAAGAAATTGCAAAGGCTTATCCAGAGGATGCAAGCTTGCCTCAGTTTAATATAGAGCGCAAAAAGCTTAGGCTTAGCACAGATATAGAAAAGGTTGGAGAGTTTACAGTTACAGACAGATATCTAGACACAAACAACCACATGAATAACTCTCACTACATAGATGTCACTCGCTATTATTTACCAGAGCAGTCATTCAATACAATCAATATCAACTATAAAAAAGCAGCATTGTTAGATGACAAGCTAGATGTGTACATAGGAAAAATAGAAGAGGGATATCAGGTAGTCCTCAAAAAAGAAGATGAAGTTTATACAATAGTGGAGTACAAATAA
- a CDS encoding S1 RNA-binding domain-containing protein: MKLGEIQVLKIEKKVEFGVYLSDGTERVLLPKKQVPENAKIGDEIKVFVYKDSKDRLICTTNTPKLTFGQMGVLSVSQVNKVGAFLDWGLEKDLFLPFKEMTKQPSEGDEILVRVYIDKSQRLCASMKGLYEMLSTKPPYQVGDEVEARIYEFGHDFGTFVAIEDKYSAMIPKHEDTSKYRVGDVLMVRITGIKEDGKCDVTIRDKAYIQMEDDAEALLDLIDSYAGVLPFSEKASPEVIKRETGLSKAAFKRAIGRLYKERKISLVDGKIRKL; this comes from the coding sequence ATGAAATTAGGCGAAATACAAGTTTTAAAAATAGAGAAGAAGGTTGAATTTGGTGTTTATCTTTCAGATGGAACAGAAAGAGTTCTTTTGCCAAAGAAGCAGGTTCCAGAGAATGCCAAAATCGGAGATGAGATAAAGGTATTTGTATACAAGGATTCTAAAGATAGATTAATCTGTACAACAAATACTCCAAAGCTTACCTTTGGACAGATGGGTGTGCTTTCAGTTAGCCAGGTTAATAAAGTAGGCGCATTCCTTGATTGGGGATTAGAAAAGGATTTATTCCTTCCTTTCAAGGAAATGACAAAGCAGCCATCTGAAGGTGACGAGATTTTAGTTAGAGTCTACATCGATAAAAGTCAGCGTCTTTGTGCCAGCATGAAGGGCTTATACGAGATGCTTTCTACAAAGCCTCCATATCAGGTGGGGGATGAAGTAGAGGCTAGAATATACGAATTTGGCCATGACTTTGGTACATTTGTTGCTATCGAGGATAAATATTCTGCAATGATTCCAAAGCATGAGGATACAAGCAAGTACCGAGTTGGCGATGTTCTTATGGTTCGCATCACAGGCATCAAAGAAGACGGTAAATGCGATGTTACAATTAGAGATAAAGCATACATCCAAATGGAAGATGATGCAGAAGCTTTGCTTGACTTAATTGATAGCTATGCTGGTGTATTGCCATTCTCAGAAAAGGCATCACCAGAAGTTATAAAAAGGGAAACAGGTCTTTCAAAAGCAGCGTTCAAGCGCGCTATTGGAAGACTCTACAAGGAAAGAAAGATTTCCTTAGTAGATGGAAAGATACGCAAACTATAA
- a CDS encoding RidA family protein translates to MKNVISTTAAPAAIGPYSQAIEVNGMVYTSGIIPVDPETGVIPEGAAAQADRVFKSMSALLEAAGTSMGNVVKTTVFIKNMDDFAAINEVYAKYFPEPFPARSCIEVARIPKDVLLEAEAIAIK, encoded by the coding sequence ATGAAAAATGTAATCTCAACAACAGCTGCGCCAGCGGCAATTGGCCCATATTCACAGGCCATCGAGGTAAATGGAATGGTTTATACATCAGGTATCATTCCAGTTGATCCAGAAACAGGTGTTATTCCTGAAGGTGCTGCAGCACAGGCTGACAGAGTATTCAAGAGCATGAGTGCTCTATTAGAGGCAGCTGGTACATCCATGGGAAACGTTGTTAAAACAACAGTCTTTATTAAAAATATGGATGATTTCGCAGCAATTAATGAAGTATATGCAAAGTACTTCCCAGAGCCATTTCCAGCTCGTTCATGTATTGAAGTTGCTCGCATTCCTAAGGATGTTCTCTTGGAAGCAGAGGCAATTGCAATCAAATAA
- the trxB gene encoding thioredoxin-disulfide reductase, giving the protein MVYDVIVIGAGPAGLAAGIYGKRAGYNILVLDTSSISGGQILNTYEVDNYPGIPGVSGTELADAMKKHCEKLGVEFARGRVSSIVDNGEIKELITKKENFQTKTVIIATGATNRKLGCPGEDEFSGMGVSYCATCDGAFFKDKVVAVVGGGDVALEDAAYLARTCKKVYLIHRRDEFRGAVVLQNQIKSLDNVELVLDSTVESIIGKDSVEKLLIKNKKTDEEKELEVEGVFIAVGTVPNTKTISGLPSLDDRGYIIAGETCETDIPGVFAAGDVRTKQLRQVITATADGANAITSITNYLNLK; this is encoded by the coding sequence ATGGTTTATGATGTTATTGTTATAGGAGCGGGGCCTGCTGGCCTTGCTGCTGGAATATATGGTAAGCGAGCTGGCTATAATATTCTTGTTTTAGACACAAGTTCTATCAGCGGTGGTCAGATACTCAACACATATGAGGTAGATAATTATCCTGGTATTCCTGGAGTATCAGGTACAGAGCTTGCAGATGCTATGAAAAAGCATTGTGAAAAGCTTGGCGTGGAGTTTGCCAGAGGCCGTGTTTCTTCCATTGTAGATAATGGTGAAATAAAAGAGCTTATTACTAAGAAAGAAAATTTCCAGACAAAGACAGTTATTATTGCTACAGGTGCTACAAACAGAAAGCTTGGATGTCCTGGTGAGGATGAGTTTTCAGGCATGGGCGTTTCTTACTGCGCTACATGTGATGGTGCATTTTTCAAAGATAAGGTAGTAGCAGTTGTTGGCGGTGGAGATGTAGCCCTCGAGGATGCAGCTTACCTAGCTAGGACCTGCAAAAAAGTTTATCTTATTCATAGAAGAGATGAGTTTAGAGGAGCAGTAGTTTTACAAAATCAGATTAAATCTCTTGATAATGTAGAATTGGTATTAGATTCAACCGTGGAATCTATAATCGGAAAAGATTCTGTTGAAAAACTTCTTATAAAGAATAAGAAAACAGATGAAGAAAAAGAATTGGAAGTAGAAGGTGTATTTATTGCAGTTGGTACAGTGCCTAACACCAAAACTATTTCTGGTCTTCCTTCATTAGATGATAGAGGTTATATAATTGCAGGTGAAACATGCGAAACTGATATTCCAGGAGTATTTGCAGCAGGAGATGTTAGAACCAAGCAATTACGTCAGGTAATTACTGCAACCGCTGATGGGGCGAATGCAATAACATCTATAACCAATTATTTAAATTTAAAATAG
- a CDS encoding SH3 domain-containing C40 family peptidase codes for MNSKMTKAVSYTLAACVVVSSLSFSASAATATSGVSALSSATGVLETTDYTAFAGAQLSVNDMIANANILAAESQLADNEASTVAASEENPYADIAIAQVDNYVYIRESASADSDYVGKLYNNSAATVSETVEAEDGTWLLITSGDVTGYVKSEYVVQGDQELAKEVSRRLATVKTTTLYVREEATTESDIIDLIPVGDDLTVIDESMADTGWVKVTCNAGEGYVSTDYVDLSTDFTVAESKNAEIARIAKEEEEKKAAQEAAKKATQAAAAVEKANSSSSSSSSKSYSAPSGTDGSSVVAYGSQFVGNPYVYGGSSLTNGTDCSGFVMSVYSAFGVSLPHSSSALRSAGYGVSYDEMQPGDIVCYSGHVGIYAGNGQLLHASTYRTGITYSNVNYKQILAIRRIF; via the coding sequence ATGAATTCAAAAATGACAAAAGCTGTTAGTTATACACTTGCTGCTTGTGTTGTTGTTTCAAGCCTTTCATTTAGCGCTAGTGCTGCTACAGCTACATCAGGTGTCAGCGCATTATCTAGTGCAACAGGCGTTTTAGAAACAACAGACTACACTGCTTTCGCAGGTGCACAGCTTTCAGTTAATGATATGATTGCAAATGCAAATATACTTGCTGCAGAATCACAGTTAGCAGACAACGAAGCTAGTACAGTTGCTGCTTCTGAGGAAAATCCATATGCAGATATTGCAATTGCTCAGGTAGATAATTACGTATATATCCGTGAGTCGGCATCAGCTGATAGCGATTATGTCGGAAAGTTATATAACAACTCAGCTGCTACAGTTTCTGAAACTGTTGAGGCAGAGGATGGTACATGGTTACTTATCACATCTGGCGATGTTACAGGTTATGTAAAGAGTGAATATGTAGTTCAGGGTGATCAGGAACTTGCAAAAGAAGTTTCAAGACGCTTAGCCACAGTTAAGACAACTACTCTTTATGTTCGTGAAGAAGCTACTACAGAATCCGATATCATCGATTTGATTCCTGTAGGCGATGACCTTACAGTTATTGATGAGTCAATGGCTGATACAGGTTGGGTAAAGGTTACATGTAACGCTGGTGAAGGTTATGTCAGCACAGATTACGTTGATCTTTCAACAGACTTTACAGTAGCAGAGTCTAAGAACGCTGAAATCGCACGAATAGCAAAAGAAGAGGAAGAAAAGAAAGCGGCTCAGGAAGCAGCTAAGAAAGCTACTCAGGCAGCAGCTGCAGTTGAGAAAGCAAACTCTTCATCATCTTCTTCATCAAGCAAGTCATACTCAGCTCCTTCTGGTACTGATGGAAGCTCAGTTGTTGCTTATGGTTCACAGTTTGTTGGTAACCCATATGTTTACGGTGGATCTTCTCTTACAAACGGAACAGACTGTTCAGGATTTGTAATGAGCGTTTACTCAGCATTTGGTGTTAGCCTACCTCATTCATCAAGTGCTCTTCGTAGCGCTGGTTATGGAGTATCTTATGATGAGATGCAGCCAGGTGATATCGTTTGTTACTCAGGTCATGTTGGTATTTATGCTGGTAACGGTCAGTTACTTCATGCATCTACATACAGAACTGGTATTACATACTCAAATGTAAACTACAAGCAGATTCTTGCAATAAGAAGAATCTTCTAA
- a CDS encoding PucR family transcriptional regulator, with amino-acid sequence MISNQIMQNTIEGLHQLTKVDLAVTDSDGVVCASTFNDTAQFADAIAVFAASEADSQVALGYHFFKVFDDQQLEFVILAKGDDEEASTVGKIAAFHVQELMIAYKERFDKDNFIKNLLLDNLLLVDIYNRSKKLHVDINARRVVMIVEVGPDKDGDELDRVRSVFGGKTKDFVTAVDEHNIIVVKELGENDTFEDVDKIAAVIIDAFHDKDNKNIRVSYGTVVGEIKEVSRSYKEASMAMDVGKIFFNEKKIIAYSALGIGRLIYQLPIPLCKMFISEIFDNKSPDDFDEETLTTIDKFFENSLNVSETSRQLYIHRNTLVYRLDKLEKSTGLDLRVFEDAITFKIALMVVKYMKYMEDEKF; translated from the coding sequence ATGATTTCTAATCAAATCATGCAAAATACAATTGAAGGATTACATCAGCTTACAAAAGTAGATTTAGCAGTTACTGATTCTGACGGTGTTGTATGCGCATCTACTTTTAATGATACAGCCCAGTTTGCAGATGCTATAGCTGTATTTGCTGCATCTGAGGCAGATAGTCAGGTTGCTTTAGGATATCACTTCTTCAAGGTATTTGATGATCAGCAGTTGGAATTTGTTATTTTAGCCAAAGGGGATGATGAAGAGGCATCGACTGTTGGAAAGATTGCTGCTTTCCATGTACAGGAATTAATGATTGCTTATAAGGAGCGTTTTGATAAGGATAACTTTATTAAGAATTTGCTTCTCGACAACTTACTTCTTGTTGATATCTACAATCGCTCTAAGAAGCTTCATGTGGATATTAATGCACGAAGAGTTGTTATGATTGTTGAAGTTGGGCCTGATAAAGACGGCGACGAGCTTGATAGAGTTCGTTCAGTATTTGGTGGCAAGACAAAGGACTTTGTAACAGCCGTTGATGAGCACAATATTATTGTAGTTAAGGAACTTGGGGAGAACGATACATTCGAGGATGTAGATAAAATTGCTGCAGTTATAATCGATGCATTCCACGATAAAGATAATAAAAACATTCGCGTTTCTTATGGTACTGTTGTTGGCGAAATCAAGGAAGTCTCTCGTTCTTACAAAGAAGCTTCTATGGCTATGGATGTTGGTAAAATTTTCTTTAATGAGAAGAAAATCATTGCCTACTCAGCCCTTGGAATAGGACGTCTTATTTATCAGTTACCTATTCCACTTTGCAAGATGTTTATATCAGAAATTTTCGACAACAAATCTCCTGATGATTTTGACGAAGAGACTCTTACAACTATTGATAAATTCTTTGAAAATAGCTTAAATGTATCTGAGACATCTAGACAGTTATACATTCACAGAAATACTCTTGTATATCGTCTTGATAAGCTTGAAAAGAGCACAGGATTGGATTTAAGAGTTTTTGAAGATGCAATCACTTTCAAAATTGCTTTGATGGTTGTAAAATACATGAAGTATATGGAAGATGAAAAATTCTAA
- the ftsE gene encoding cell division ATP-binding protein FtsE, whose protein sequence is MIRLDHVSKSYEVGKPALEDVTIHIDPGEFVFVVGDSGSGKSTLIRLLLKELEPTKGKIYINGQDLKKVTHKKIPMYRRNVGVVFQNFRLLPDRNVYENVAFAMKVVESSNREIKKKVPTMLSLVGLAAKYKSRPSQLSGGEQQRVAIARALVNEPKIILADEPTGNLDSDNTWEIMRLLDEINQRGTTVVVVTHNMEIVRAMNKRVITIKKGVVVSDVGGDDYED, encoded by the coding sequence TTGATACGATTAGATCATGTTAGTAAATCGTATGAAGTTGGTAAACCAGCTTTGGAAGATGTTACAATACACATTGATCCAGGCGAGTTTGTATTCGTAGTGGGCGATAGTGGTTCAGGTAAATCCACCCTGATTAGATTGTTATTAAAGGAATTAGAGCCTACAAAAGGAAAAATCTATATTAATGGTCAGGACCTTAAAAAGGTTACACATAAAAAGATTCCAATGTATCGTAGAAATGTTGGAGTTGTATTCCAGAACTTCAGACTTTTGCCTGATAGAAATGTCTACGAAAATGTTGCCTTTGCAATGAAAGTTGTAGAGTCATCAAACAGAGAAATAAAAAAGAAAGTTCCAACTATGCTTTCATTAGTTGGACTTGCAGCTAAATACAAATCTCGTCCAAGCCAGCTTTCTGGTGGAGAGCAGCAGCGTGTAGCTATTGCTAGAGCTCTTGTAAACGAGCCAAAGATTATCCTTGCAGATGAGCCTACAGGAAATCTTGATAGCGATAATACATGGGAAATCATGCGTCTTTTGGACGAAATCAATCAAAGGGGAACAACTGTAGTAGTAGTTACCCACAATATGGAAATAGTTAGAGCAATGAATAAACGAGTTATCACCATCAAAAAAGGCGTGGTAGTTAGTGATGTTGGAGGTGATGACTATGAAGATTAG
- the ftsX gene encoding permease-like cell division protein FtsX, with the protein MKISTHIYNIGQGLKNVWRNKMFSLASIATMTACIFLFGIFYSLGTNFQAMVKSAEEGVAVTVFFDEGISQTRIDEIGEEISKRPEVSSYDFISADQAWEEYKEEYFGGNEDLAAGFADDNPLANSANYEIYLSDVSMQSTLVSFLEGLDGVRQVNKSEVAAKTLTDINKAITIVSMAIVIILLAVSVFLISNTVMVGISVRREEIAIMKLIGAKDAFVRQPFVVEGVFIGLIGSAIPLILLYFIYGKVIEYATSEFNFLSSMVSFIPIETIFNTLVPISLVLGIGIGWFGSRVTLHKHLRV; encoded by the coding sequence ATGAAGATTAGTACACATATTTACAACATCGGCCAAGGTTTGAAAAACGTTTGGCGAAATAAAATGTTTTCTCTGGCGTCAATTGCAACAATGACAGCCTGTATTTTTTTGTTTGGTATATTTTATTCATTAGGAACAAACTTCCAAGCAATGGTTAAATCGGCAGAGGAAGGTGTAGCGGTTACAGTTTTCTTTGATGAGGGAATCTCACAGACACGCATAGACGAAATAGGAGAAGAGATTTCAAAACGCCCAGAGGTATCAAGCTATGATTTCATATCAGCTGATCAGGCCTGGGAAGAATACAAAGAAGAATATTTCGGAGGTAACGAAGATTTAGCAGCAGGATTTGCAGACGACAATCCTCTTGCAAATTCAGCAAACTACGAAATCTATCTTAGTGATGTTTCGATGCAGTCTACCTTGGTTTCATTCCTTGAAGGACTTGATGGAGTACGTCAGGTAAATAAATCAGAAGTGGCTGCTAAAACACTTACAGATATTAATAAAGCTATTACAATTGTATCAATGGCTATCGTAATTATTCTTCTTGCAGTATCAGTATTCTTGATTAGTAATACTGTAATGGTTGGTATTTCTGTTCGAAGAGAAGAAATTGCTATCATGAAATTAATCGGTGCTAAGGATGCATTCGTTAGACAGCCATTCGTTGTTGAAGGTGTGTTTATCGGATTAATTGGTTCAGCTATACCACTTATCCTTTTGTATTTTATCTACGGCAAGGTAATTGAGTATGCTACATCAGAGTTTAATTTCCTTAGTAGCATGGTATCCTTCATACCAATCGAGACTATATTCAATACACTAGTGCCAATTTCATTAGTACTTGGTATTGGTATCGGCTGGTTTGGTTCACGAGTAACCTTGCATAAGCATCTTAGAGTCTAG
- a CDS encoding S41 family peptidase — protein MNTEFESNYSPELQEKPKNSKWPVVIGTTVGILVGFLLATLVAVIVLFGRKTSVSDSSQGVIDTLTDDSATSESKLQTILYIIKNYYYQDVDDQTLIDGVYAGIVESLDDPYSAYYTAEEYEDLMDTLTGNYAGIGALLQKNAETGEVAITKVYEDTPAEQAGLQEGDIIVSADGNIATEEDLDVFVQHIRGEEGTDVELVINREGEEMTVTCTRASISTPTVEHQMLDNNVGYIQVSQFTDGTYDDFVAAYEDLEAQGMTSVIFDMRNNGGGLLDSVVDILDYLLPEGTVVYTMDKAGNREDYTSDAANYKSIPMTVLVNGNTASAAEIFTGAIRDFEYGTIIGTQTFGKGIVQSTIPLTDGSAVKLTTQTYYTPSGECIHGTGITPDEVLEYEFMGGEDDQYSVDLDNQIQKALEVLASN, from the coding sequence ATGAATACAGAATTCGAATCTAACTATTCACCTGAGCTCCAGGAAAAGCCAAAGAATAGTAAATGGCCTGTTGTAATAGGTACAACAGTCGGCATACTTGTTGGATTTTTACTTGCTACATTAGTGGCTGTTATCGTTTTATTTGGACGTAAGACATCTGTGTCAGATAGCTCGCAGGGAGTGATTGACACACTGACAGACGATTCAGCAACATCAGAAAGCAAACTACAGACAATCCTTTACATCATTAAGAATTACTACTATCAGGATGTAGATGATCAGACATTAATCGATGGTGTTTATGCTGGTATCGTAGAAAGTCTTGATGATCCATATTCTGCATACTATACAGCAGAAGAATACGAGGATTTAATGGATACACTTACAGGTAACTATGCCGGTATTGGTGCACTCCTTCAGAAGAACGCTGAAACAGGCGAAGTAGCAATCACAAAGGTATATGAAGATACACCTGCAGAGCAAGCTGGTCTACAGGAAGGCGATATCATAGTTTCAGCTGATGGAAACATTGCAACCGAAGAAGATTTGGATGTTTTTGTACAACATATCCGCGGTGAAGAGGGAACAGATGTTGAATTAGTCATTAATCGTGAAGGTGAAGAAATGACTGTCACATGCACACGTGCATCAATTTCAACACCTACTGTAGAGCATCAGATGCTTGATAATAATGTCGGTTATATTCAGGTTTCTCAGTTTACTGATGGAACATATGATGATTTTGTAGCAGCTTACGAAGACCTTGAAGCTCAGGGAATGACATCGGTTATTTTTGATATGAGAAATAACGGTGGTGGATTACTTGATTCAGTTGTTGATATTCTTGATTATCTTCTTCCAGAGGGAACTGTTGTATATACAATGGACAAGGCCGGAAATAGAGAAGATTACACATCAGATGCTGCCAATTATAAATCTATTCCAATGACAGTATTAGTTAATGGAAATACAGCATCAGCAGCTGAAATATTTACTGGCGCAATTCGTGATTTTGAGTACGGTACAATTATCGGCACACAGACATTTGGTAAAGGTATTGTTCAATCAACAATTCCTCTTACAGATGGATCTGCAGTAAAGCTTACAACTCAAACATACTACACACCTAGTGGAGAGTGCATCCACGGAACAGGTATTACACCAGACGAGGTTCTTGAGTACGAGTTTATGGGTGGTGAAGACGACCAATATAGTGTAGACTTAGATAACCAAATACAAAAAGCGTTAGAGGTTTTAGCTTCTAATTAA
- the prfB gene encoding peptide chain release factor 2 (programmed frameshift), translated as MIELDQFKQRLVAQKNSMTEVRDSLDVAAKKARIEELEREMEAPDFWTDAAASTAKMKELKSMKDDVSIIDKLEDLYKEIEDYIELGNEEEDQEIVDTVAVLIEEFEDSLEKLRMKTLLSGEYDAYSAIVTLHSGAGGVEACDWVQMLYRMYTRWASDAGFEVDELDYLEGDEAGIKSVTFQVNGENAYGYLKSEKGIHRLVRISPFNAQGKRQTSFASCDVMPDIEEDVDVEIKDDDIRVDTYRSSGAGGQHINKTSSAIRITHFPTGIVVTCQNERSQHQNRDKAMQMLKTKLLLLKQEENAAKASGIRGEVSEIGWGNQIRSYVLQPYTMVKDLRTGEESGNTDAVLDGKITPFMNAYLKWLSLGCPDRGATDMN; from the exons GTGATAGAACTTGATCAGTTCAAACAGCGTCTTGTGGCGCAGAAAAATTCTATGACGGAAGTGAGGGATTCACTT GACGTCGCAGCTAAAAAAGCTCGTATAGAGGAGCTTGAGCGCGAAATGGAAGCACCAGATTTTTGGACAGATGCAGCAGCATCTACGGCCAAGATGAAGGAACTGAAATCCATGAAAGATGATGTTTCAATCATCGATAAACTAGAGGACTTATATAAAGAAATAGAAGACTATATAGAGCTTGGCAACGAGGAAGAGGACCAAGAAATCGTTGATACAGTAGCTGTGCTTATAGAGGAATTTGAGGATTCATTAGAGAAGCTTCGAATGAAGACTCTTTTATCTGGAGAGTACGATGCTTATAGCGCCATAGTTACACTTCATTCAGGCGCCGGCGGAGTTGAGGCTTGTGATTGGGTGCAGATGCTTTACCGTATGTATACCCGATGGGCTTCCGATGCCGGTTTCGAAGTAGATGAATTGGATTACCTTGAGGGTGATGAAGCGGGGATTAAATCCGTAACTTTCCAGGTGAATGGAGAAAATGCATATGGATATCTTAAATCAGAAAAAGGTATTCATAGACTTGTTCGTATTTCACCATTTAATGCTCAGGGAAAGCGACAGACTTCATTTGCTTCCTGTGATGTTATGCCAGACATCGAGGAAGATGTTGATGTAGAGATTAAGGATGATGATATTCGAGTTGATACTTATCGTTCTTCAGGCGCCGGCGGACAGCACATCAACAAAACTAGTTCAGCTATTCGTATTACACATTTCCCTACAGGAATTGTTGTAACATGTCAGAATGAACGAAGCCAACACCAAAACCGAGACAAAGCTATGCAGATGTTAAAAACAAAACTTCTTTTGTTAAAGCAAGAGGAGAATGCTGCAAAGGCCAGCGGAATTCGTGGTGAAGTTTCGGAAATAGGCTGGGGAAATCAAATTCGTTCTTATGTATTACAGCCTTACACAATGGTGAAGGATTTACGTACCGGCGAAGAGTCAGGAAACACTGATGCAGTGCTGGATGGTAAAATTACACCATTTATGAATGCTTATTTAAAATGGCTTTCACTTGGATGTCCAGATCGTGGAGCCACAGATATGAATTAA
- a CDS encoding ACT domain-containing protein: MAEKTTYFVLKEKAVPEVLLKVVAAKKLLATGKCDSVQDATESVGISRSSFYKYKDDIFPFHEDTKGKTVNMVIQLEDEPGILSSVLDEMAHFHVNILTIHQSIPVGGFATLTISVDVLEDSGDFSDLVSAIENVNGVHYVKILARE, encoded by the coding sequence ATGGCAGAGAAAACTACCTATTTTGTTTTAAAAGAAAAAGCTGTACCGGAGGTATTGCTAAAGGTTGTGGCTGCTAAAAAGCTTCTAGCCACAGGAAAATGCGATTCTGTTCAAGATGCGACGGAGTCTGTAGGAATTAGTAGAAGTTCCTTCTATAAGTATAAGGATGACATATTTCCTTTTCATGAGGACACCAAGGGAAAGACTGTAAATATGGTTATCCAGCTAGAGGATGAGCCAGGTATTTTGTCTAGTGTATTGGATGAGATGGCTCATTTCCATGTAAATATTCTTACGATTCATCAGAGTATCCCTGTCGGGGGATTTGCAACTCTTACCATTTCGGTAGACGTTCTTGAAGATTCAGGGGATTTTTCAGATCTAGTTAGCGCAATTGAAAATGTTAACGGTGTCCATTACGTAAAAATATTAGCAAGGGAGTGA